The genomic segment TCTACCCAGTATTTCTGATAGCTTTTCCTTTCCTGAACAAGCCTCTTCAGCCTCTTTGACAGCCTCGTAAAACTTGTTTTTTATTAATCTTACAGGGGTTAATTGTTTTAAAGTTAAAATGGTATCTCCCTCATTTGCCTCCACAACTTTCAGCTTAAAGTTATCGTGGCCGGAAGATTCCGGGGTTGCTACAAAACGAGACCCTATCTGAACCGCATCAGCGCCCAAAACCATTGCCGCCAGCATTGACTTCCCGGTTCCTATTCCTCCGGCTGCTATCAGTGGAATATCAATGGCCTCTCGCACTAAAGGAATTAAACACATAGTTGTAGTTTCCTCCCTGCCGTTATGGCCACCGGCTTCAAATCCCTCTGCAACAACAGCATCAACTCCTGCCTGCTGACTTTTAACCGCAAATTTTGCACTTGAAACTACATGAACAACTTTAATTCCTTTGTCCTTCAGAAAAGACGTCCACGTTTTAGGATTACCCGCAGAGGTAAACACAATCGGCACGCCTTCTTCAGCTATTATTTGCATATGTTTATCAATATCGGGATATA from the Chitinophagaceae bacterium genome contains:
- a CDS encoding nitronate monooxygenase, which codes for METRVTRLLQIQYPIIQAGMIWCSGWELASAVSNSGGLGIIGSGSMYPEVLRLHIQKCKAATQKPFAVNVPLLYPDIDKHMQIIAEEGVPIVFTSAGNPKTWTSFLKDKGIKVVHVVSSAKFAVKSQQAGVDAVVAEGFEAGGHNGREETTTMCLIPLVREAIDIPLIAAGGIGTGKSMLAAMVLGADAVQIGSRFVATPESSGHDNFKLKVVEANEGDTILTLKQLTPVRLIKNKFYEAVKEAEEACSGKEKLSEILGRARAKKGMFEGDLDEGELEIGQISAQIKSIKPAAEVFKEILEEFTTAKKNVESW